The Synechococcales cyanobacterium T60_A2020_003 sequence AGCAATGCCGCCCGATCTAGCGGTTGCGGAAACTGGTTTGACGGAGAGCGATAGGTCATAGCGGCACAGGACACAAATTCTCAGTACACCTTACGATGTCTTCAAACATTATGACGGCTCATACTTTAACCGCGTTAGGAAACGACATTTTCTTGATCAAAGATGCGCTGGAGCCTGCCGTCTGTAAGCAGATGATTGAAACAGCGATGTGTCACGGGTTTGATTCCGCTGGCATCCTCATCAATCAAGTCAATAATCAAGTCCGGAACAGCGATTTGCTCGAACTCGGTCACTCCAATCCACTCCTAGCCTCGGCCAACGAGTTACTCCATAGCAAGCTCGGCATTGTCCAAAAGCTACTCTACCAGGAATACGGCATTAAGTTTCTCTATGCAGAACCCTGTTCGATTTTGCGCTACAAGGAAGGCCAATTTTACAAACGCCACGTTGACAACATCCTACTCGCCAATCGTTTCCAAGAACTAGAGCAT is a genomic window containing:
- a CDS encoding 2OG-Fe(II) oxygenase, translated to MTAHTLTALGNDIFLIKDALEPAVCKQMIETAMCHGFDSAGILINQVNNQVRNSDLLELGHSNPLLASANELLHSKLGIVQKLLYQEYGIKFLYAEPCSILRYKEGQFYKRHVDNILLANRFQELEHGIPTRDISVVGYLNDDFEGGETYFDRQDVRVKPIAGAILVFPAYFSHPHQSLPVTQGQKYAFTSWLFR